A genomic window from Algoriphagus sp. Y33 includes:
- a CDS encoding NADH:ubiquinone reductase (Na(+)-transporting) subunit D: protein MSAETIEKKPAEALLSKRRKKLVSDPLIDDNPITIQVLGICSALAVTTQMKPTLVMAIAVIFVVVMSNLLISLLRNTIPGRVRIIVQLAVVATLVTLVNEVLKAFAYDMYKELSVFVGLIITNCIVMGRLEAFALGNKPYDSILDGFGSALGYSWIILTVAFFRELLGSGAVFGVPVYEYISGLFGPDFKLATNGLMVSPVGAFMVLGLIIWIQRTKTGYVEH, encoded by the coding sequence ATGAGTGCTGAAACTATTGAAAAAAAGCCTGCAGAGGCGCTGCTTTCCAAACGCAGAAAAAAACTTGTTAGTGATCCGCTGATTGATGACAACCCAATTACCATTCAGGTATTGGGTATATGTTCTGCATTGGCTGTCACCACGCAAATGAAACCTACCTTGGTAATGGCCATCGCTGTGATTTTCGTGGTGGTGATGTCCAATTTGCTGATTTCATTACTGAGAAATACAATTCCCGGCAGAGTACGTATCATCGTTCAGTTAGCTGTAGTAGCCACTTTGGTTACCTTGGTTAATGAGGTATTGAAGGCTTTTGCATATGATATGTACAAAGAACTTTCCGTATTCGTAGGGTTGATTATTACTAACTGTATTGTAATGGGACGTCTTGAGGCTTTCGCTTTAGGCAATAAGCCTTATGATTCTATTCTTGATGGTTTTGGATCAGCTTTGGGCTATTCATGGATTATACTTACAGTAGCCTTCTTTAGAGAATTGTTGGGATCAGGAGCAGTATTTGGCGTGCCTGTGTACGAATATATTTCAGGTTTATTCGGACCTGACTTCAAATTGGCCACTAATGGGCTGATGGTTTCCCCAGTGGGAGCATTTATGGTACTTGGGTTAATTATTTGGATCCAGCGTACCAAAACAGGCTATGTTGAACATTAA
- the nqrC gene encoding NADH:ubiquinone reductase (Na(+)-transporting) subunit C yields MQQSNAYIITFSVILTVVLGLLLSGTSQVLGPMQKEAIALDTKKQILGAVIPVEEIDAMKPEEVNKYYESHIASIVVDVNGEEVTERDGATVTAEGVDIAKNYKKPAEERLYPVFIYHEEGDNDKVKSYIFPLYGAGLWDAIWGYVALETDMNTVGGITLAHAGETPGLGARITEQGVQERYVGKTIYDESGELIAVEMQKGEGKDYSDNPHQVDGMSGATITAKGVNNMLKNYLGHYEAYIKSQKSSSAVAVL; encoded by the coding sequence GTGCAACAGTCTAACGCTTATATTATTACATTCTCCGTCATCTTGACGGTAGTTTTGGGATTACTTCTATCCGGTACCTCGCAAGTGCTGGGGCCAATGCAGAAGGAAGCCATTGCCCTGGACACTAAGAAGCAAATCTTGGGTGCGGTGATTCCTGTGGAAGAAATCGATGCAATGAAACCTGAAGAGGTGAATAAGTACTATGAAAGTCATATTGCCTCTATCGTGGTAGACGTCAATGGGGAGGAAGTGACTGAGAGAGACGGGGCCACTGTCACTGCTGAAGGTGTGGATATTGCAAAAAATTATAAAAAGCCGGCAGAAGAAAGACTTTATCCTGTGTTTATTTACCATGAAGAAGGGGATAATGATAAGGTTAAATCTTATATTTTTCCACTGTATGGTGCAGGTCTATGGGATGCAATCTGGGGCTATGTCGCATTGGAAACTGATATGAACACCGTGGGAGGAATTACCTTGGCCCACGCTGGAGAAACTCCGGGGCTGGGGGCGAGAATTACTGAACAGGGAGTACAAGAACGTTATGTAGGTAAGACTATCTATGATGAATCCGGCGAATTAATCGCAGTAGAAATGCAAAAGGGCGAAGGGAAAGATTATTCTGATAACCCCCATCAAGTGGACGGGATGTCTGGGGCAACGATTACTGCTAAAGGTGTAAATAATATGCTTAAAAATTATTTGGGGCATTATGAAGCATACATTAAGAGTCAGAAATCTTCCTCAGCAGTAGCTGTGCTTTAA
- a CDS encoding NADH:ubiquinone reductase (Na(+)-transporting) subunit B, protein MKFLRDLLDKQKPLFEKGGKLESLYYAFEAGETFMFSPKHTTGIKGAQVKDAIDLKRMMITVVIAMIPCLLFGIYNTGHQHLLATGGTAGLWEDFGDKTWLGVQLVLPIIIVAYAAGGIVEAVFAVIRKHPINEGFLVTGMLIPLVVPATTPLWQVALATVFAVVIAKEVFGGTGMNILNVAMTARAFLYFAYPAQISGDQVWTYLGDKAAVDGFSGATALSVVYNAGVDGTQTAVEALASHNSVLGSGLYEFANLFMGWIPGSIGETSTLMVLIGAFILVATGVASWKIIVSGFAGAYIMGFVMNLLAVNEYMALPPQYHWVMGGLAFGIVFMATDPVSASQTETGKWIYGLLIGMLTVIIRVTNPAYPEGIMLAVLFMNVFAPLIDYYVVKANKTRRLQRATV, encoded by the coding sequence ATGAAGTTTCTAAGAGATTTATTGGACAAGCAGAAGCCACTTTTCGAAAAAGGGGGAAAGCTTGAAAGTCTATATTACGCATTTGAGGCGGGGGAGACGTTTATGTTTAGCCCTAAGCATACTACAGGTATTAAAGGAGCTCAGGTAAAAGATGCGATTGATCTAAAGCGGATGATGATCACGGTGGTAATCGCCATGATTCCTTGTTTGCTTTTTGGTATTTACAACACTGGACACCAGCATTTATTGGCTACCGGAGGAACAGCGGGGCTTTGGGAAGATTTCGGTGACAAAACTTGGCTCGGAGTACAATTGGTTTTACCTATTATCATCGTAGCTTATGCTGCAGGGGGTATTGTAGAAGCAGTTTTTGCAGTGATCCGAAAACACCCCATTAATGAAGGTTTTCTGGTGACAGGGATGCTTATTCCGTTGGTGGTACCTGCTACCACTCCACTGTGGCAAGTGGCTTTGGCCACTGTATTCGCAGTAGTGATTGCAAAAGAAGTGTTTGGTGGGACAGGGATGAATATCCTTAACGTAGCCATGACCGCAAGAGCATTCTTGTACTTCGCTTACCCTGCTCAGATTTCCGGTGACCAGGTATGGACTTATCTAGGAGACAAAGCCGCAGTAGATGGTTTTTCAGGAGCCACGGCTCTTTCCGTTGTATACAATGCAGGAGTAGATGGAACACAAACTGCTGTAGAGGCATTAGCTAGTCATAACAGTGTGCTCGGTTCGGGTCTATATGAATTTGCTAATCTTTTCATGGGGTGGATTCCGGGGTCGATTGGAGAAACTTCTACTTTGATGGTATTGATCGGAGCATTCATACTTGTTGCGACCGGTGTGGCAAGCTGGAAAATTATCGTTTCAGGATTTGCGGGTGCTTATATCATGGGATTTGTGATGAACCTTTTGGCGGTAAATGAATACATGGCATTACCCCCTCAGTATCACTGGGTAATGGGAGGTCTGGCATTCGGAATTGTCTTTATGGCAACTGATCCGGTATCTGCTTCACAAACTGAGACAGGGAAGTGGATTTACGGTCTTTTGATCGGTATGCTCACTGTGATCATACGTGTGACAAACCCGGCGTATCCTGAGGGAATTATGCTAGCGGTTCTATTCATGAACGTGTTCGCCCCATTGATCGATTATTATGTAGTTAAGGCAAACAAAACAAGGAGGTTACAACGTGCAACAGTCTAA